A single region of the Mustelus asterias unplaced genomic scaffold, sMusAst1.hap1.1 HAP1_SCAFFOLD_855, whole genome shotgun sequence genome encodes:
- the LOC144487536 gene encoding uncharacterized protein LOC144487536, with protein MALADLLVIIIDVIVSKLNFLNLYSSFLWLSPLCNGLKVISSTVVASSVWLTVAFTFDRMVAICFQKLKMKYCTEKTAAIVIATVSVLSLLTNIPVFFRYVVYNFNMYCIEAGGFFSLVWIVFDWTDRILTPVLPFVLILLLNTLTVRHILLAIVVRRKLRGQRNGEEQNDPEMKNRRRSIILLFTISGSFILLWMTRVIIEQANEVHASRSEGISGEYGVVKNAVNGVYELVPEANRQKFQNIGNQPGQNYIEFER; from the exons ATGGCCCtggcggatctactggtcatCATTATTGACGTCATAGTGAGCAAATTAAATTTCTTAAATCTGTATTCTTCATTCCTTTGGCTCTCACCATTGTGTAACGGTCTAAAAGTGATATCATCCACCGTCGTAGCGagctctgtctggctcacagttgccttcacctttgaccgaatggtggccatttgcttccagaaactgaagatgaaatactgcactgagaaaacagcagccatcgttaTCGCAACGGTGAGTGTGTTGAGTTTGTTAACCAACATCCCGGTGTTTTTTAGATATGTTGTGTACAATTTTAATATGTATTGTATCGAAGCAGGTGGTTTCTTTTCACTTGTGTGGATAGTTTTTGACTGGACGGACCGTATTTTAACCCCAGTGCTCCCCTTCGTGCTGatactgctgctcaatactctcactgtcaggcacatcctgctggccattgtagtccgcaggaaactgaggggacaacgaaacggggaggagcagaatgatccagaaatgaagaatcgaagaagatccatcattttactcttcaccatatcaggcagttttatcctgttatggATGACGCGTGTC ATAATTGAGCAGGCTAATGAGGTACATGCCTCCCGGTCAGAAGGAATATCTGGGGAATATGGTGTGGTGAAGAATGCTGTCAATGGTGTTTATGAGTTGGTACCGGAGGCAAATAGACAAAAGTTTCAAAATATAGGAAATCAGCCTGGACAAAATTATATTGAATTTGAAAGAG